In Paractinoplanes brasiliensis, the following proteins share a genomic window:
- a CDS encoding SGNH/GDSL hydrolase family protein, translating into MRYVAIGDSFTEGVGDELPDGSVRGWADLVAAGLAAGEGGTVQYANLAIRGRLLEPIVTEQLDAALALDPPPTLLSLNGGGNDMLRPGGDMLRLAELTDKAIQRCVDAGVRVVLLSGGDPSDRLPFGNVMRRRGEALTQAVIELAKKYDLTFIDVFHDAEIRRAGYWSADRLHLNAAGHRRVAGLVLNALGYEQAAHVIDPGPAESRRVLAEARYYREHVLPWINRRLRGRSSGDSRSGKFVSWADISPA; encoded by the coding sequence ATGCGGTACGTGGCGATCGGGGACAGTTTCACCGAGGGCGTGGGCGACGAGCTGCCCGACGGCTCGGTTCGCGGGTGGGCCGATTTGGTCGCGGCCGGGCTGGCGGCGGGCGAGGGCGGCACGGTGCAATACGCGAACCTGGCCATCCGCGGCCGCCTGCTCGAACCGATCGTCACCGAGCAGCTCGACGCCGCGCTGGCCCTCGACCCGCCGCCCACGCTGCTGTCACTCAACGGCGGCGGCAACGACATGCTGCGTCCCGGCGGCGACATGCTGCGCCTGGCCGAGCTGACCGACAAGGCGATCCAGCGCTGCGTCGACGCCGGCGTGCGGGTCGTGCTGCTCAGCGGCGGCGACCCGTCCGACCGGCTGCCCTTCGGCAACGTCATGCGCCGCCGGGGTGAGGCGCTGACCCAGGCGGTGATCGAGCTGGCGAAGAAGTACGACCTCACGTTCATCGACGTGTTCCACGACGCCGAGATCCGCCGGGCCGGCTACTGGTCGGCCGACCGCCTGCACCTCAACGCCGCCGGCCACCGCCGGGTGGCCGGTCTGGTGCTCAACGCTCTGGGTTACGAGCAGGCGGCCCACGTGATCGACCCGGGCCCGGCCGAGAGCCGCCGGGTGCTGGCCGAGGCCCGCTACTACCGGGAGCACGTCCTGCCGTGGATCAACCGCAGGCTGCGCGGCCGTTCCTCCGGCGACAGCCGCAGCGGCAAGTTCGTGAGCTGGGCCGACATCAGCCCCGCCTAG
- a CDS encoding LLM class flavin-dependent oxidoreductase, whose product MTTIGAIFLPSNPPETLRSVAQAADQAGLEELWIWEDCFLNGGLTAATAALASTENLRVGVGIMPVPFRNVASLAMELATLGRMFGERPLPGIGHGVQEWMGQVGARAASPLTLLREYATALRDLLRGETVTVDGRYVKLDKVRLDWPPEVPPVLSIAAGGPKTIALAGEVGDAVVLAGGTTPAQVAEAAKAAPGAQLVVFLPALTGPGAADKLARDAEVYKTDYPGLSGTPAEIAAGVAEFAAAGAGKVILQPVPGEDPAAYVRWVAEEVRPLVD is encoded by the coding sequence ATGACGACGATCGGTGCGATCTTCCTGCCGAGCAACCCGCCCGAGACCCTGCGCTCCGTCGCCCAGGCCGCCGATCAGGCCGGCCTCGAGGAGCTCTGGATCTGGGAGGACTGCTTCCTCAACGGCGGCCTCACCGCCGCCACCGCCGCCCTCGCCTCGACTGAGAACCTGCGCGTCGGCGTCGGCATCATGCCGGTCCCGTTCCGCAACGTCGCATCGCTGGCGATGGAGCTGGCCACCCTCGGGCGCATGTTCGGCGAGCGGCCGTTGCCCGGCATCGGCCACGGCGTCCAGGAGTGGATGGGGCAGGTCGGCGCACGGGCCGCGTCGCCGCTCACGCTGCTGCGGGAGTATGCGACGGCCTTGCGCGACCTGCTCCGGGGCGAGACGGTCACGGTCGACGGGCGGTACGTCAAGCTCGACAAAGTGCGGCTCGACTGGCCGCCCGAGGTGCCGCCGGTGCTCTCGATCGCGGCTGGCGGGCCCAAGACGATCGCCCTGGCCGGCGAGGTGGGCGACGCTGTTGTGCTCGCCGGTGGCACCACCCCGGCCCAGGTCGCCGAGGCGGCCAAGGCCGCGCCCGGCGCGCAGCTGGTCGTCTTCCTTCCCGCTCTCACCGGTCCGGGCGCGGCCGACAAGCTGGCCCGCGACGCCGAGGTGTACAAGACCGACTACCCCGGCCTGTCCGGCACCCCGGCCGAGATCGCCGCCGGAGTGGCCGAGTTCGCCGCTGCGGGCGCCGGCAAGGTCATCCTGCAACCGGTCCCGGGTGAGGATCCGGCGGCGTACGTCCGCTGGGTGGCCGAGGAGGTGCGCCCATTGGTCGACTGA
- a CDS encoding helix-turn-helix transcriptional regulator, protein MANTSARMLRLLSLLQTHRYWPGAELADRLEVSPRTLRRDVDRLRELGYPVDASRGVAGGYQLQAGAAVPPLLLDDDEAVAIAVGLRVSAVAGFEETSVRALAKLIQLLPPRLRRRIDALRAVSAPALGGGPALDAAVLTTLAMACRGEERLRFDYTPREGEGSSRYVEPHHLVPIGRRWYLLAWDLDRGDWRSFRVDRLAGPALTGARFRPREIPGGDPAQWLRSRMSKIPSRYDVSVVLETAAGSVRSLIGQYGTVDELGESSCRMHMSADDLSWPVMVLGVLGVRFTIESPDELRDAVRATAETLLQGATPPPGQPSSHSVA, encoded by the coding sequence ATGGCGAACACGAGTGCCCGGATGCTGCGGCTGCTGTCGTTGCTGCAGACACACCGCTACTGGCCCGGCGCCGAGCTCGCGGACCGGCTCGAGGTCAGCCCGCGAACCCTGCGCCGCGACGTCGACCGGCTGCGGGAGCTGGGCTATCCGGTCGACGCCAGCCGCGGCGTGGCAGGCGGCTACCAGCTCCAGGCCGGCGCGGCGGTGCCCCCGCTGCTGCTCGACGACGACGAGGCGGTCGCGATCGCGGTCGGGCTGCGGGTCTCCGCGGTGGCGGGTTTCGAAGAGACCTCCGTACGGGCTCTGGCGAAGCTCATCCAGCTGTTGCCGCCTCGGCTGCGGCGTCGCATCGACGCGTTGCGGGCGGTGAGCGCGCCTGCCCTGGGCGGCGGACCCGCACTGGACGCCGCAGTGCTGACCACGCTGGCGATGGCGTGCCGGGGCGAGGAGCGGCTGCGCTTCGACTACACGCCGCGCGAGGGAGAGGGCTCGTCACGTTACGTCGAGCCGCACCACCTGGTGCCGATCGGCCGCCGCTGGTACCTGCTGGCATGGGACCTCGACCGCGGCGACTGGCGTAGCTTCCGCGTCGACCGGCTGGCCGGGCCGGCGCTGACGGGGGCGCGCTTCCGTCCCCGCGAGATCCCCGGCGGCGACCCGGCGCAGTGGCTGCGCTCACGCATGTCGAAGATCCCGTCCCGGTACGACGTGTCGGTCGTTCTCGAGACGGCGGCCGGCTCGGTGCGCTCGCTGATCGGCCAGTACGGCACGGTGGACGAGCTGGGCGAGTCGTCGTGCCGGATGCACATGAGCGCCGACGATCTGAGCTGGCCTGTCATGGTGCTGGGGGTGCTGGGCGTGCGGTTCACCATCGAGTCCCCGGACGAGCTGCGCGATGCCGTGCGCGCCACAGCCGAGACGTTGCTGCAAGGCGCTACCCCGCCACCCGGCCAACCGAGCAGCCATTCGGTGGCGTGA
- a CDS encoding magnesium and cobalt transport protein CorA, protein MRRLRRRRDLFPRALGRFLEGIAPRAVHVDQPVRRHNPDAVVDCAIYRSGVRKPGTVHFAQARQHRGEFLWLGLHEPDLATMRAVGDAFGLHELLVEQTVEGGHRPVIETNGDVTRLVLRTARYVEHEELTATSEVVDTGDVTLLIGPWFVITVRHGAAGPLWPVRRQAEKRPELLRAGPWAVAYAVADRLVDAYLDVSVQVERDLERLEEETFTTRRSAEIAHFYQLKLEMVELKRAVLPLQEPLARLLDLTVVPAGLRPYFVDVRGRLARAVDRVAGFDDLLNSILQARLTQVTLEQNNDMRMIAAWAAIAAVPTVGAGIYGMNFTNMPGIDSRYGFSVTIVIIVLVCSGLFRRFKRAGWL, encoded by the coding sequence ATGCGCAGACTGCGGCGGCGCCGCGACCTCTTCCCGCGCGCGCTGGGGCGGTTCCTCGAGGGAATCGCCCCGCGCGCCGTCCACGTGGACCAGCCCGTACGCCGTCACAACCCGGACGCGGTGGTCGACTGCGCCATCTATCGGTCCGGTGTTCGCAAACCGGGCACTGTCCACTTCGCTCAGGCCCGGCAGCATCGCGGCGAGTTCCTCTGGCTCGGGTTGCACGAGCCCGACCTGGCCACGATGCGCGCGGTGGGCGACGCGTTCGGCCTGCACGAGTTGCTCGTCGAGCAGACGGTCGAGGGCGGGCACCGGCCGGTGATCGAGACGAACGGCGACGTGACCCGGCTGGTGCTGCGCACGGCCCGCTACGTCGAGCACGAGGAACTGACCGCGACCAGCGAGGTCGTCGACACCGGCGACGTGACGCTGTTGATCGGCCCCTGGTTCGTCATCACCGTCCGTCACGGGGCAGCGGGCCCACTGTGGCCGGTACGCCGCCAGGCGGAGAAGCGGCCGGAGCTGCTGCGGGCCGGGCCGTGGGCAGTCGCGTACGCGGTGGCCGACCGGCTCGTCGATGCCTACCTCGATGTGTCCGTGCAGGTGGAACGCGATCTCGAGCGGCTCGAGGAGGAGACGTTCACCACTCGGCGCTCGGCCGAGATCGCCCACTTCTACCAACTGAAACTCGAGATGGTCGAGCTCAAGCGGGCGGTGCTCCCCCTGCAGGAACCCCTGGCCCGGCTGCTCGACCTGACCGTCGTGCCGGCCGGCCTGCGACCCTATTTCGTCGACGTGCGCGGGCGTCTGGCCAGGGCCGTTGATCGGGTGGCCGGCTTCGACGACCTGCTCAACTCGATCCTGCAGGCCCGCCTGACACAGGTCACCCTCGAGCAGAACAACGACATGCGCATGATCGCCGCGTGGGCCGCCATCGCCGCCGTCCCGACCGTGGGCGCGGGGATTTATGGGATGAACTTCACGAATATGCCCGGGATCGACTCCCGGTATGGGTTCTCGGTGACCATTGTGATAATTGTTCTCGTCTGTAGTGGCCTCTTCCGGCGGTTCAAACGAGCGGGTTGGTTGTGA
- a CDS encoding lipopolysaccharide biosynthesis protein, with amino-acid sequence MTATQVAAPQGSVNPAKRRSAILTALKGHVDLFLNAGSLIATTAITSLFGFAFWWVAARSASPEAVGQASAAVSAMTLIGTIGMFGMGTMLISDLSQLRGPKWELITTCLLVAGSAATVGGIVYVIVAQLWIPGLQEALGGAFGTVLLVIGIALNSITLVLDEALVGLLKGPLQLMRNAWFSVIKLVLLGGLALAPITLTGNELLLTWVAGIVLSTAILSVALRRRRIIDSARPRFSLLKGRGKSTFDHNLLNLATYLPRAALPLVVTATLSAEANASFYTAFMVLSFLAMVPGNVALTLFAVASGDKRALTSKVRVGLLICLGGGVPAAALVFFLANPIMSVFGAQYAETAGDALRLLSLTYVPFVFLHFFMAISRVQDRVRGAGIFSLFAGIAELGAAWYGGQSGSLTDLVMWVAIVMGVETVLVAPTVLQVVFGGAKRRGDNANSTSMTLHERAWLPLEYIRTVGPLYGVTVDGMRRALIGLHAADPKHRAVSKLDRVGARWEHMDGAEFAQFVHRAVQDSGDWSLDMDGMTRKLQSEPRGVHPIRILVGAGYVAIKVSHAYGDAGPVNLLVHELIMAASQGRAAVIPPLERNRMALPKAWWKQFGTKPARWKEGISFARPPEPEETRMRKWQPNLTVRSARSATTLKLMRQWRDEYSPGVTTSAITFAAFTAALHQLGLKPDTGGATFLADGRRFLDKDTRIDSNFCMGPYLSPQNMMDPASINTTIKNELATGRILTMMVLREGKIALDGAPGMPDPYPSELAIPPRPRLTFSNQGRHDLLGDLPWSVGPEWRVNLSVPTLNSPEGVTLTTSEMNGVLHVEATFHASTFDPNLISKALEMVLTDPSALIMNARRESDEATQALAMA; translated from the coding sequence GTGACCGCGACCCAGGTCGCCGCACCGCAGGGCTCGGTAAACCCGGCCAAAAGGCGCAGCGCCATCCTGACTGCCCTCAAGGGGCACGTCGACCTGTTCCTGAATGCCGGCTCGCTGATCGCCACCACGGCGATCACGTCGCTGTTCGGGTTCGCGTTCTGGTGGGTCGCCGCCCGCTCGGCGTCGCCCGAGGCGGTGGGTCAGGCCTCCGCCGCGGTCTCCGCGATGACGCTGATCGGCACCATCGGCATGTTCGGCATGGGCACCATGCTGATCTCCGACCTGTCGCAGCTGCGCGGCCCCAAGTGGGAACTGATCACCACCTGTCTGCTCGTGGCGGGCAGCGCCGCCACCGTCGGCGGCATCGTCTACGTGATCGTCGCCCAGCTGTGGATCCCGGGCCTGCAAGAGGCCCTGGGCGGCGCCTTCGGCACCGTGCTGCTGGTCATCGGCATCGCGCTCAACTCGATCACCCTGGTGCTCGACGAGGCCCTGGTCGGCTTGCTCAAGGGTCCACTGCAGCTCATGCGCAACGCCTGGTTCTCGGTGATCAAGCTGGTGCTGCTGGGCGGTCTGGCCCTCGCGCCGATCACCCTGACCGGCAACGAGCTGCTGCTGACCTGGGTGGCCGGCATCGTGCTGTCGACCGCCATCCTCAGCGTCGCCCTGCGCCGGCGCCGGATCATCGACTCCGCCCGCCCGCGGTTCTCGCTGCTCAAGGGCCGGGGCAAGTCGACCTTCGACCACAACCTGCTCAACCTGGCGACATACCTGCCGCGCGCTGCCCTGCCGCTGGTCGTCACCGCGACGCTGTCGGCCGAGGCCAACGCGTCGTTCTACACCGCGTTCATGGTGCTGTCGTTCCTGGCGATGGTGCCCGGCAACGTGGCGCTGACGCTGTTCGCGGTGGCCAGCGGCGACAAGCGGGCGCTGACCTCCAAGGTCCGGGTCGGCCTGCTGATCTGCCTCGGCGGCGGGGTGCCGGCCGCGGCGCTGGTCTTCTTCCTGGCCAACCCGATCATGTCGGTGTTCGGCGCGCAGTACGCCGAGACGGCCGGGGACGCGCTGCGCCTGCTGTCGCTCACCTACGTGCCGTTCGTCTTCCTCCACTTCTTCATGGCGATCTCGCGGGTACAGGACAGGGTCCGCGGCGCCGGCATCTTCTCGCTGTTCGCGGGCATCGCCGAGCTGGGCGCCGCCTGGTACGGCGGCCAGAGCGGCAGCCTCACCGACCTGGTGATGTGGGTTGCCATCGTGATGGGCGTCGAGACGGTGCTGGTCGCGCCGACCGTCCTGCAGGTGGTCTTCGGTGGCGCCAAGCGCCGGGGCGACAACGCGAACTCGACCTCCATGACCCTGCACGAGCGGGCCTGGCTGCCGCTCGAATACATCCGGACCGTGGGACCGCTGTACGGCGTGACGGTCGACGGCATGCGGCGGGCACTGATCGGTCTGCACGCGGCCGACCCGAAGCATCGGGCCGTCTCCAAGCTCGACCGCGTCGGCGCTCGCTGGGAACACATGGACGGGGCCGAGTTCGCCCAGTTCGTGCATCGCGCGGTGCAGGACTCGGGCGACTGGTCGCTCGACATGGACGGCATGACCCGCAAGCTGCAGTCCGAGCCGCGGGGGGTGCACCCGATCCGCATCCTGGTCGGCGCCGGCTACGTGGCGATCAAGGTCTCGCACGCGTACGGCGACGCCGGCCCGGTCAACCTGCTGGTCCACGAGCTGATCATGGCGGCGAGCCAGGGCCGGGCCGCGGTGATCCCGCCGCTCGAGCGCAACCGCATGGCGCTGCCCAAGGCCTGGTGGAAGCAGTTCGGCACGAAGCCGGCCCGCTGGAAGGAAGGCATCAGCTTCGCCCGGCCGCCGGAGCCCGAAGAGACCCGCATGCGCAAGTGGCAACCCAATTTGACCGTACGCTCGGCCCGCTCGGCCACGACTCTCAAGTTGATGCGCCAGTGGCGTGACGAGTACTCCCCCGGCGTCACCACCTCGGCGATCACGTTCGCGGCGTTCACCGCGGCGCTGCACCAGCTGGGCCTCAAACCCGACACCGGCGGGGCGACGTTCCTGGCCGACGGCCGGCGCTTCCTCGACAAGGACACCCGGATCGACAGCAACTTCTGCATGGGCCCGTACCTCTCCCCGCAGAACATGATGGACCCGGCGTCGATCAACACGACGATCAAGAACGAGCTGGCCACCGGCCGCATCCTCACGATGATGGTGCTGCGCGAGGGCAAGATCGCTCTGGACGGCGCGCCCGGCATGCCCGACCCGTACCCGTCGGAACTGGCCATCCCGCCTCGTCCCCGGCTGACCTTCAGCAACCAGGGACGGCACGACCTGCTCGGCGACCTGCCGTGGTCGGTCGGGCCGGAGTGGCGGGTCAACCTGAGCGTGCCCACGCTGAACAGCCCCGAGGGCGTCACGCTGACCACCAGCGAGATGAACGGCGTGCTGCACGTCGAGGCCACGTTCCACGCGTCGACCTTCGACCCCAACCTGATCTCGAAGGCGCTGGAGATGGTCCTCACCGACCCGTCCGCACTGATCATGAACGCGCGGCGCGAGTCGGACGAGGCGACACAGGCACTGGCCATGGCCTGA
- a CDS encoding DUF2750 domain-containing protein produces the protein MSLSGAHRAAFRREAVVGGRVYALRDDDGFAAPGVGADGARAVPFWSKPTRAARVVDQVEAYRGFEVVAVDVSEWLDEWLPGFEQDGMLVGVNWAGARATGFDLTPAQVREWFEAEK, from the coding sequence ATGTCGCTCAGTGGGGCGCATCGGGCGGCGTTCCGGAGGGAGGCTGTGGTGGGCGGGCGCGTCTATGCCCTTCGGGACGACGATGGCTTCGCGGCGCCGGGTGTCGGGGCGGACGGGGCGCGGGCGGTGCCGTTCTGGTCGAAGCCGACCCGGGCAGCGCGGGTGGTCGATCAGGTGGAGGCCTACCGGGGTTTCGAGGTGGTGGCCGTCGACGTCAGCGAGTGGCTTGACGAGTGGTTGCCGGGGTTCGAGCAGGACGGGATGCTCGTGGGCGTCAATTGGGCGGGTGCCCGGGCCACCGGTTTCGACCTCACGCCGGCGCAGGTCAGGGAGTGGTTCGAGGCGGAGAAGTAG
- a CDS encoding PRC-barrel domain-containing protein, with protein sequence MTTNEAPEDLGAPVAYPVLKDGTPVFDESGARAGEVEHVLADEQTDLFHGLIIETREGHRFAPADKVSGLFEHGVILTVPAADLPEPSEDPSARVADEGLRDTLKRAWNWLVQPR encoded by the coding sequence ATGACCACGAACGAAGCTCCCGAGGACCTCGGCGCTCCGGTCGCCTATCCCGTGCTCAAGGACGGCACGCCCGTCTTCGACGAGTCGGGCGCGCGCGCCGGTGAGGTCGAGCATGTCCTGGCCGACGAACAAACGGATCTCTTCCACGGGCTGATCATCGAGACCCGCGAGGGTCACCGTTTTGCGCCCGCCGACAAGGTCAGCGGCCTGTTCGAGCACGGCGTGATTCTCACCGTGCCGGCCGCCGACCTGCCGGAACCCAGCGAGGACCCGTCGGCGCGGGTGGCCGACGAGGGCCTGCGGGACACCCTCAAGCGGGCGTGGAACTGGCTCGTGCAACCCCGCTAG
- a CDS encoding 3-oxoacyl-ACP synthase III family protein has translation MSVGILGTGSYLPAEVVTNTDLVRLVPDADPEWVSRKTMIQARRFAAPHEAASDLAAEAARQALEDAGIEAVDIDYLIVSTSTGDSPQPPTSTLVQDKIGANRAACFDINVVCAGFIFGTSLATSLVAMNPTAKVLVIASDVYSRILDFGDRRTAVLFGDGAGAAVVGTVAEGYGFLDAELVSRGEASNLIHVPGGGSRLPASAETVANGDHYFKMNGRGVREFVSSGVPPALEALLKRADVDVDDVTHFVPHQANGVMLAELVEQTGLTGATTHLTLDRYGNVGSASVPVTLDDANRKGALKDGDIVLMAGFGGGMSVGASLMRWGGTSGVARASSTPA, from the coding sequence ATGAGCGTGGGCATCCTGGGTACCGGCTCGTATCTGCCGGCCGAGGTGGTCACCAACACCGATCTGGTACGTCTCGTGCCGGATGCGGATCCTGAGTGGGTCAGCCGCAAGACGATGATTCAGGCGCGCCGGTTCGCGGCGCCGCACGAGGCCGCTTCCGACCTCGCCGCCGAGGCCGCGCGTCAGGCCCTGGAGGACGCGGGGATCGAGGCCGTCGACATCGACTACCTCATCGTTTCGACCTCCACCGGTGACTCTCCGCAACCGCCGACGTCCACCCTGGTGCAGGACAAGATCGGCGCGAACCGGGCCGCCTGCTTCGACATCAACGTCGTCTGCGCCGGGTTCATCTTCGGCACCTCGCTGGCCACCAGCCTCGTCGCCATGAACCCGACGGCCAAGGTTCTGGTCATCGCGTCGGACGTCTACTCCCGCATCCTCGACTTCGGCGACCGCCGTACGGCCGTGCTGTTCGGTGACGGCGCCGGCGCGGCCGTGGTCGGCACGGTGGCCGAGGGCTACGGCTTCCTCGACGCCGAGCTGGTGTCGCGCGGCGAGGCGAGCAACCTGATCCACGTGCCGGGGGGCGGCAGCCGCCTGCCCGCCTCGGCCGAGACGGTGGCAAACGGCGACCACTACTTCAAGATGAACGGCCGGGGGGTGCGCGAGTTCGTCAGCAGCGGCGTCCCGCCGGCGCTCGAGGCCCTGCTCAAGCGGGCCGACGTCGACGTCGACGACGTCACCCACTTCGTGCCCCATCAGGCCAACGGCGTCATGCTGGCCGAACTGGTCGAGCAGACGGGCCTGACCGGGGCCACGACCCATCTCACGCTCGACCGCTACGGCAACGTCGGCAGTGCGTCGGTGCCGGTCACGCTCGACGACGCCAACCGCAAGGGCGCCCTCAAGGACGGCGACATCGTGCTGATGGCCGGCTTCGGCGGCGGCATGTCGGTCGGCGCGTCGCTGATGCGCTGGGGCGGCACTAGCGGGGTTGCACGAGCCAGTTCCACGCCCGCTTGA
- a CDS encoding MHYT domain-containing protein, giving the protein MAQIHHFDHGWITPTVSYVLSVLGSMLGLTCAVRFRSAAGRGERVWWLTLGSVSIGGTAIWSMHFVAMMGFAVVGTPIRYDVGLTAASALLAVFAVGVGLAIALLGKGAQNLRIVTGGVVAGLGVAAMHYTGMAAMKLNGDVTYGMSRVGLSIGIAVVAAAVALWLAVTVRRPIVIFAAALVMGIAVNGMHFTGMTAMSVSTRPAAGDLPGATASGMLVPIGLAVVFGIIGLAYALMSAPTEEDRAAAAYLAQRRQEAAARIPRQTAPETTMGGGLRSSAWTYRDRSSR; this is encoded by the coding sequence ATGGCGCAGATCCATCACTTCGACCATGGGTGGATCACGCCCACGGTGAGCTACGTCCTGTCCGTCCTCGGTTCGATGCTCGGCCTGACGTGTGCCGTGCGGTTCCGCTCGGCCGCCGGGCGCGGTGAGCGTGTCTGGTGGCTGACGCTCGGTTCGGTATCGATCGGCGGCACCGCGATCTGGAGCATGCATTTCGTCGCGATGATGGGCTTCGCGGTGGTCGGCACGCCGATCCGCTACGACGTCGGGCTCACCGCGGCGAGCGCGCTCCTGGCCGTGTTCGCCGTCGGCGTCGGCCTCGCCATCGCGCTGCTCGGCAAGGGCGCGCAGAACCTGCGCATCGTCACCGGTGGGGTCGTCGCGGGGCTGGGTGTCGCCGCGATGCACTACACGGGCATGGCCGCCATGAAGCTGAACGGCGACGTGACGTACGGGATGAGCCGGGTCGGCCTCTCGATCGGCATCGCCGTCGTCGCGGCAGCCGTCGCGCTGTGGCTCGCCGTCACCGTGCGCCGCCCGATCGTCATCTTCGCCGCGGCCCTCGTCATGGGCATCGCGGTCAACGGCATGCACTTCACCGGCATGACCGCCATGTCGGTGAGCACCCGCCCGGCCGCCGGGGATCTGCCGGGCGCGACGGCGAGCGGCATGCTGGTGCCGATCGGGCTGGCCGTCGTCTTCGGCATCATCGGGCTGGCCTACGCGCTGATGTCCGCCCCCACCGAGGAGGACCGCGCCGCCGCGGCCTACCTGGCGCAGCGCCGTCAAGAGGCCGCCGCCCGCATCCCGCGGCAGACCGCCCCGGAAACGACCATGGGCGGCGGGCTCCGGTCGAGCGCGTGGACCTACCGGGACCGCTCGTCGCGCTGA
- a CDS encoding L,D-transpeptidase, which yields MKTWGFKKAVVALAATSVLLTSACGDGDSKSSSWEGGDAKPGSSAGPEKAPEALPSTVAVTEPAAGATGVVAISPIKFTSEDPENTEVKVTDAKGAEIEGTLDKDAKTFTPAKALPYGSKITVTVTGPRAEGKTNTATSEFTTMAKPSKEIRVTSFMGDGQTVGVGMPLIIRFGRAIPESYRDDVERRMKVTATPAQEGIWHWTSPTEVHYRPKVYWKAQSKVFYKVALKGVPLGNGYYGRSDLTVDLKIGRSLVMTVSNKTKQMTVKQDGKVIKTIPVSLGKKSTPSSSGTMVVIEKKKHTIFDTTDELPAGEGYKTPIDFAQRITWSGQFIHSAPWSEGKQGKVNVSHGCVNVSEKMGAWLFDRTMMGDPITVTGTEEKLKNGNGWTDWNMSWEEYKKGSYL from the coding sequence ATGAAGACCTGGGGATTCAAGAAGGCCGTCGTCGCGCTGGCCGCGACGAGCGTGCTGCTCACCTCGGCCTGCGGTGACGGCGACAGCAAGTCCTCCTCGTGGGAGGGCGGCGACGCCAAGCCCGGCAGCAGCGCCGGACCCGAGAAGGCGCCCGAGGCCCTGCCCAGCACCGTCGCGGTGACCGAGCCGGCCGCCGGCGCCACCGGCGTCGTCGCGATCAGCCCGATCAAGTTCACCAGCGAGGACCCGGAGAACACCGAGGTCAAGGTCACCGACGCCAAGGGCGCCGAGATCGAGGGCACCCTCGACAAGGATGCCAAGACGTTCACCCCGGCAAAGGCCCTGCCCTACGGCTCCAAGATCACCGTGACCGTCACCGGCCCGCGGGCCGAGGGCAAGACCAACACCGCGACGTCGGAGTTCACCACGATGGCCAAGCCGTCGAAGGAGATCCGCGTCACCAGCTTCATGGGCGACGGCCAGACCGTCGGCGTGGGCATGCCGCTGATCATCCGGTTCGGCCGTGCGATCCCCGAGAGCTACCGCGACGACGTCGAGCGCCGCATGAAGGTCACGGCCACCCCGGCGCAGGAAGGCATCTGGCACTGGACCAGCCCGACCGAGGTGCACTACCGGCCCAAGGTCTACTGGAAGGCGCAGTCCAAGGTCTTCTACAAGGTGGCGCTCAAGGGTGTGCCGCTGGGCAACGGCTACTACGGGCGCTCCGACCTCACCGTCGACCTCAAGATCGGTCGCTCGCTCGTCATGACGGTCTCGAACAAGACCAAGCAGATGACGGTCAAGCAGGACGGCAAGGTCATCAAGACCATCCCGGTGAGCCTCGGCAAGAAGAGCACCCCGTCCTCGAGCGGCACGATGGTCGTGATCGAGAAGAAGAAGCACACGATCTTCGACACGACCGACGAGCTGCCCGCCGGCGAGGGTTACAAGACCCCGATCGACTTCGCGCAGCGGATCACCTGGAGCGGCCAGTTCATCCACTCCGCGCCGTGGTCCGAGGGCAAGCAGGGCAAGGTCAACGTCTCGCACGGCTGCGTCAACGTGTCGGAGAAGATGGGCGCCTGGCTCTTCGACCGCACGATGATGGGCGACCCGATCACGGTCACCGGCACCGAGGAGAAGCTGAAGAACGGCAACGGCTGGACCGACTGGAACATGAGCTGGGAAGAGTACAAGAAGGGCTCGTACCTCTGA